ACAGCTGTACACCATTTGCAAAAACATCTGCATTACCAGTTGCAACACATATCTACACTTTCCATTGCACCACCAACTGCAAGTTATAATTGAATTAGTAACTGCACCACAAGCATTTGCAACGCATCTGCATCAGTCGCTGCACCGACAGCCACAACACTCACCCCTATATTTGCCAATGTACCAACATCTGCAACGCATCTACACATTGCAGCACCAACTGCAACAGTTATAATTGCaaccatttgcaacacatctgcaTCGACAGCCACAACACTCACCCCTACATTAGCCAATGTACCAATATCTGCAACACATCGCATCTACACTTTCCATTGCACCACCAACTGCAACAGTTATAATTGCATTAGTAACTGCACCACAaaccatttgcaacacatctgcaTCAGTCGCTGCACCGACAGCCACAACACTCGCCCTATATTTGCCAATACCAATATCTGCAACGCATCACATCTACACTTTCCATTGCACTTCAAGCTGCACACTTACACGTGCATCACTTActgcaccaccaacaacagcacttGAACTCCTACACTCCTGTCACTGCATCACTAGCTGTCAATACATCCCTGCATCTGTCGCAGTGCTGCTTCTTGCCATCGTTATGCACCGACTGCATCTTCTACTGCAACACCAGCTGCACACACCTCTCATTAATGACAAACAACAAtatgaattttctttgttttttttgtcaataaattaaattgattttttactttgtttcgtgttttatttatttgttttcgttGCCCCTCCCCTCGTCGTTGTCCGTGGTCGGCACCTCTCACTTGCATGTTCTCGCAGCATGACACCTAACACTTGCTACCTGTATCTCTTCTTTTCCTGCCTAAAATGatttccgtttgaccggcagttttttctttcagcgtcatatgaaattgtcacccataattataaccctagtatcgatctattgca
This genomic window from Octopus sinensis linkage group LG27, ASM634580v1, whole genome shotgun sequence contains:
- the LOC118768112 gene encoding mucin-5AC-like, which codes for MHNHLATSGLFTTCPAMTPAAVASLAPFAKTSALPVATHIYTFHCTTSICNASASVAAPTATTLTPIFANVPTSATHLHIAAPTATVIIATICNTSASTATTLTPTLANVPISATHRIYTFHCTTNCNSYNCISNCTTNHLQHICISRCTDSHNTRPIFANTNICNASHLHFPLHFKLHTYTCITYCTTNNST